A DNA window from Pseudomonas tohonis contains the following coding sequences:
- the ilvN gene encoding acetolactate synthase small subunit, whose translation MRHIISLLLENEPGALSRVVGLFSQRNYNIESLTVAPTEDPTLSRLTLTTVGQDEVIEQITKNLNKLIEVVKLVNLSESAHIERELMLVKVKATGAQRAEVKRTTDIFRGQIVDVTSSVYTIQLAGTSDKLDSFIQAIGTASILETVRSGVTGIARGDKVLSI comes from the coding sequence ATGCGACACATCATTTCCCTGTTGCTGGAGAACGAACCCGGTGCGCTGTCCCGTGTCGTCGGCCTGTTCTCCCAACGCAACTACAACATCGAAAGCCTGACCGTCGCGCCCACCGAGGATCCGACCCTGTCGCGTCTGACGCTGACCACCGTTGGCCAGGACGAGGTGATCGAGCAGATCACCAAGAACCTCAACAAGCTGATCGAAGTGGTCAAACTGGTGAACCTGTCGGAGAGCGCTCACATCGAGCGTGAACTGATGCTGGTGAAAGTGAAGGCCACCGGCGCCCAGCGCGCCGAGGTCAAGCGCACCACCGACATCTTCCGTGGGCAGATCGTCGATGTGACCAGTAGCGTCTACACCATCCAGCTGGCCGGTACCTCCGACAAGCTGGACAGCTTCATCCAGGCGATTGGCACTGCATCGATCCTCGAGACCGTACGCAGTGGCGTGACCGGCATCGCCCGGGGCGACAAGGTGCTGAGCATCTGA
- a CDS encoding acetolactate synthase 3 large subunit, whose amino-acid sequence MELLSGAEMVVRSLRDEGVKYIYGYPGGALLHIYDALFKESDVTHILVRHEQAATHMADGYARATGKPGVVLVTSGPGATNAITGIATAYMDSIPMVVLSGQVPSGMVGTDAFQETDMVGISRPIVKHSFIIKHPSEIPEVIKKAFYLAQSGRPGPVVVDIPKDMGDPTQKFEYSYPKKVKLRSYSPAVRGHSGQIRKAAEMLLAAKRPILYAGGGVIMGGASEPLTELAKMLNVPVTNTLMGLGAYPGMDRQFVGMLGMHGSYTANLAMHHADVILAVGARFDDRVINGASKFCPNAKIIHIDIDPASISKTIKADIPIVGPVDSVLTEMVAILKEIGETPNKETVASWWKQIEEWRGDRGLFPYEMGDGSIIKPQTVIETLCEVTKGDAYVASDVGQHQMFAAQYYRFNKPNRWINSGGLGTMGFGFPAAMGVKLNFPDADVACVTGEGSIQMNIQELSTCLQYDLPVKIVNLNNGALGMVRQWQDMQYNSRYSHSYMESLPDFVKLVEAYGHVGMRITDLKDLKPKMEEAFALKNRLVFLDIQVDPSEHVYPMQIRDGAMRDMWLSKTERT is encoded by the coding sequence GTGGAGCTTTTATCTGGCGCTGAAATGGTCGTCCGCTCGTTGCGTGACGAAGGCGTTAAGTACATCTACGGGTACCCGGGTGGTGCCCTCCTGCATATCTACGATGCCCTGTTCAAGGAAAGTGACGTCACCCATATCCTGGTGCGCCACGAGCAGGCTGCTACCCACATGGCCGACGGCTACGCGCGTGCCACCGGCAAGCCCGGCGTGGTGCTGGTGACTTCCGGCCCTGGCGCGACCAACGCCATCACCGGCATCGCCACTGCCTACATGGACTCCATCCCCATGGTCGTGCTGTCCGGCCAGGTGCCGAGCGGCATGGTGGGCACAGACGCCTTCCAGGAAACCGACATGGTCGGTATCTCCCGTCCGATCGTGAAGCACAGCTTCATCATCAAGCATCCTTCGGAAATCCCCGAAGTGATCAAGAAGGCCTTCTATCTCGCCCAATCCGGCCGCCCCGGCCCGGTCGTGGTCGATATTCCCAAGGACATGGGCGATCCGACCCAGAAGTTCGAGTACAGCTACCCGAAGAAGGTCAAGCTGCGCTCCTACAGTCCCGCCGTTCGCGGTCACTCCGGCCAGATTCGCAAGGCGGCCGAGATGCTGCTGGCTGCCAAGCGTCCGATCCTGTACGCCGGTGGCGGCGTGATCATGGGCGGTGCTTCCGAGCCGCTGACCGAACTGGCCAAGATGCTCAATGTGCCGGTGACCAATACGCTGATGGGCCTCGGTGCCTATCCTGGGATGGATCGCCAGTTCGTCGGCATGCTCGGCATGCACGGCAGCTACACCGCCAACCTGGCGATGCACCACGCCGACGTGATCCTGGCTGTAGGCGCACGTTTCGACGATCGCGTGATCAACGGCGCGAGCAAGTTCTGCCCGAACGCCAAGATCATCCACATCGATATCGACCCGGCTTCGATCTCCAAGACCATCAAGGCCGACATCCCGATCGTAGGGCCGGTGGACAGCGTTCTCACCGAGATGGTCGCCATCCTCAAGGAAATCGGCGAGACCCCGAACAAGGAGACTGTCGCCAGCTGGTGGAAGCAGATCGAGGAATGGCGCGGTGATCGTGGCCTGTTCCCCTATGAAATGGGCGACGGCAGCATCATCAAGCCGCAAACCGTCATCGAGACGCTGTGCGAAGTCACCAAGGGCGATGCTTACGTGGCGTCCGACGTGGGCCAGCACCAGATGTTCGCCGCGCAGTACTACCGCTTCAACAAGCCCAATCGCTGGATCAACTCCGGCGGCCTCGGCACCATGGGCTTCGGCTTCCCCGCCGCCATGGGCGTGAAGCTCAACTTCCCGGATGCCGACGTGGCGTGCGTGACCGGTGAAGGCAGCATCCAGATGAACATCCAGGAGCTGTCCACCTGCCTGCAGTACGACTTGCCGGTGAAGATCGTCAACCTCAACAACGGCGCGTTGGGCATGGTCCGCCAATGGCAGGACATGCAGTACAACAGCCGTTATTCGCACTCCTACATGGAGTCGCTGCCGGACTTCGTCAAGCTGGTTGAAGCCTATGGCCACGTTGGCATGCGCATCACCGACCTGAAGGATCTGAAGCCGAAGATGGAAGAAGCGTTCGCGCTGAAGAATCGCCTGGTGTTCCTCGATATCCAGGTCGATCCGAGCGAACACGTCTACCCGATGCAGATCCGGGATGGCGCCATGCGCGATATGTGGCTGAGCAAGACGGAGCGGACCTGA
- a CDS encoding paraquat-inducible protein A: protein MRALDAGILVCSDCHQLNRPDQDDDAPCCTRCGSRLHERRPNSLIRTWALLLTATILYIPANVLPIMTVNFFGNGSPSTIMEGVIELIHADMLPIALVVFTASILVPTFKLVGIALLLYSVQRHQPMSARQRILMYRFIEWIGRWSMLDIFVIAILVALVNFGNLASIEANPGAAAFASVVVLTMTAAVTFDPRLIWDNTDMDDENG, encoded by the coding sequence GTGAGAGCGCTTGATGCCGGCATCCTCGTCTGCAGCGATTGCCACCAGCTGAACCGTCCCGATCAGGACGACGACGCGCCCTGCTGCACCCGCTGCGGCTCGCGCCTCCACGAGCGCCGGCCGAACAGCCTGATCCGCACCTGGGCACTGCTGCTCACCGCCACCATCCTCTACATCCCGGCCAACGTACTGCCGATCATGACGGTCAACTTCTTCGGCAACGGCTCGCCCTCCACCATCATGGAAGGCGTGATCGAGCTGATCCACGCCGACATGCTGCCCATCGCCCTCGTGGTCTTCACCGCAAGCATCCTCGTGCCCACCTTCAAGCTCGTCGGCATCGCGTTGCTGTTGTATTCCGTACAGCGGCACCAGCCGATGTCGGCGCGCCAGCGCATCCTCATGTACCGCTTCATCGAATGGATCGGCCGCTGGTCCATGCTCGATATCTTCGTCATCGCCATCCTCGTGGCGCTGGTGAACTTCGGCAACCTCGCCAGCATCGAGGCCAACCCCGGAGCGGCCGCCTTCGCCAGTGTTGTGGTCCTGACCATGACCGCCGCAGTAACCTTCGATCCCCGACTGATCTGGGACAACACCGATATGGACGACGAGAATGGCTGA
- a CDS encoding paraquat-inducible protein A, with the protein MPDSADPRPLSERPLEELVACPECDLLMHRQPVEEEHKACCPRCGYEIIVHRAHMERRALALVLTALMLYVPANFLPIMKLNLLGQTTQDTIWSGVLGLYHSGMDGVAVLVFLCSMVIPLLKLLCQLVVLLCIRWQVMQGLGLYLYRLYHHMREWGMLEVYLMGILVSIVKLIDMADLHLGIGLACFIGLLLSQVWLEVTMSPHQVWDSLDAGGHASESA; encoded by the coding sequence ATGCCTGACTCGGCCGATCCCCGCCCGTTGTCCGAACGTCCCCTTGAGGAGTTGGTTGCCTGCCCAGAGTGCGACCTGCTGATGCATCGCCAGCCCGTCGAAGAGGAGCACAAGGCCTGCTGCCCCCGTTGTGGTTACGAGATCATCGTCCACCGCGCTCATATGGAGCGCCGTGCCCTTGCCCTCGTTTTGACGGCCCTGATGCTCTACGTCCCGGCGAACTTCCTGCCGATCATGAAGCTCAACCTGCTCGGCCAGACCACCCAGGACACCATCTGGAGCGGCGTGCTCGGCCTCTATCACAGTGGCATGGATGGCGTGGCCGTCCTGGTCTTCCTCTGCAGCATGGTCATCCCGCTGCTCAAGCTGCTCTGCCAACTGGTCGTGCTGCTGTGCATCCGCTGGCAGGTGATGCAGGGGCTCGGCCTGTACCTTTATCGCCTGTATCACCACATGCGCGAATGGGGGATGCTCGAGGTCTACCTCATGGGCATCCTCGTCAGCATCGTCAAGCTGATCGACATGGCCGACCTGCACCTAGGGATCGGACTCGCCTGCTTCATCGGCCTGCTGCTGTCCCAGGTCTGGCTGGAAGTGACCATGTCACCGCACCAGGTCTGGGACTCCCTCGACGCCGGAGGTCATGCCAGTGAGAGCGCTTGA
- a CDS encoding PqiB family protein has product MADLPKPKTKKTTNWSAIWVLPLIALGIGLWLGWKSMNDAGIDIKIYFENGEGIQVGKTQLMYKGIQVGKVTDLHVSDDINGVVATVEVLKEAEPYLSKETRFWLVRPRVSLAGVTGLETLVSGIYIAIDPVKGEPERKYHALSEPPPLSDNLPGLHLTLKAERLGSLEQGSPVYYRQIQVGQVKSYQLAEDQRTVEIKVHIEQPYAQLVRKHTRFWNASGLNVTAGLSGVKIRTESLLSMAAGGIAFATPENRQDSPPTDSTIPFRLYDGFEAAEAGLKVMLRMEDVSGLNPGNTPVMYNGVQVGTLKKLDMDKNFAGATAELTMEPRTEEFLVEGTEFWTVKPSISLAGISGIEALVKGNYIAVRFAKSGTPTREFTARPKAPPLNTDAPGLHLVLTSDKLGSLDVGSPILYKQMRVGSVQSYQLSRDQQRVVVGVHIEPEFAKLVNESTRFWNVSGVSIKGGLSGVEVKSESLQTLLAGGISFSTPDSKATPVTKPRRFTLYDNENLALGKGTVIEIRMPQADGLREGTPVRFKGLDVGSVERIALADDLAGVVVSARITEATDRIARAGSQFWVVKPELGLVRTANLDTLVSGQYLEVQPASAKGPLQTTFTALTEPPSVIAREEGLRIVLSTARRGSIKPGVVVSYREVPVGKVVRFELGKTADRVLIHVLIEPRYASLVRSGTRFWNASGVGIDAGLFKGVKVRTESLEALIEGGIAFATPDNDQMGAPAIPGQTFALHDELNEEWLKWAPKITLEK; this is encoded by the coding sequence ATGGCTGACCTGCCAAAGCCCAAGACGAAGAAAACCACCAACTGGTCCGCCATCTGGGTCCTGCCCCTGATCGCCCTGGGCATCGGCCTGTGGCTGGGCTGGAAGTCGATGAACGACGCCGGTATCGACATCAAGATCTACTTCGAAAACGGCGAAGGCATCCAGGTCGGCAAGACCCAGCTCATGTACAAGGGCATCCAGGTCGGCAAGGTCACCGACCTGCACGTCAGCGATGACATCAATGGCGTCGTCGCCACGGTCGAAGTGCTCAAGGAGGCCGAGCCCTACCTGAGCAAGGAAACCCGCTTCTGGCTCGTGCGTCCGCGTGTATCGCTCGCAGGCGTCACCGGCCTGGAGACCCTGGTCTCCGGCATCTACATCGCCATCGACCCGGTGAAGGGCGAGCCCGAGCGCAAGTACCACGCGCTGTCCGAGCCGCCGCCGCTCTCCGACAACCTGCCCGGCCTGCACCTCACCCTCAAGGCCGAGCGCCTCGGCTCCCTGGAGCAGGGCAGCCCCGTCTACTACCGGCAGATCCAGGTCGGCCAGGTGAAGAGCTACCAACTGGCCGAAGACCAGCGCACCGTCGAGATCAAGGTGCACATCGAGCAGCCCTACGCCCAGCTCGTGCGCAAGCACACGCGCTTCTGGAACGCCAGCGGCCTCAACGTCACCGCCGGCCTGTCCGGGGTGAAGATCCGCACCGAGTCGCTGCTCAGCATGGCCGCCGGCGGCATCGCCTTCGCCACGCCCGAGAACCGGCAGGACAGCCCGCCCACCGACTCCACCATCCCCTTCCGCCTCTACGACGGCTTCGAGGCGGCCGAGGCGGGCCTCAAGGTCATGCTGCGGATGGAAGACGTCAGCGGCCTCAACCCGGGCAACACCCCGGTGATGTACAACGGCGTCCAGGTCGGCACCCTCAAGAAGCTCGACATGGACAAGAACTTCGCCGGCGCCACCGCCGAGCTGACCATGGAGCCGCGCACCGAGGAGTTCCTCGTCGAAGGCACCGAGTTCTGGACGGTCAAGCCCTCCATCTCCCTGGCTGGCATCAGCGGCATCGAGGCCCTGGTCAAGGGCAACTACATCGCCGTGCGCTTCGCCAAGAGCGGCACCCCCACCCGCGAGTTCACCGCCCGGCCGAAGGCACCGCCGCTGAACACCGACGCCCCCGGCCTGCACCTGGTGCTCACCAGCGACAAGCTCGGCTCGCTCGATGTCGGCAGCCCCATCCTCTACAAGCAGATGCGCGTGGGCAGCGTGCAGAGCTACCAGCTCTCCCGTGACCAACAGCGCGTCGTCGTCGGCGTCCACATCGAGCCGGAGTTCGCCAAGCTGGTCAACGAATCGACCCGCTTCTGGAACGTCAGCGGCGTCAGCATCAAGGGCGGCCTCTCGGGCGTCGAGGTGAAGAGCGAGTCGCTGCAGACCCTGCTGGCCGGTGGCATCTCCTTCAGCACGCCCGACTCCAAGGCCACGCCGGTGACCAAGCCGCGCCGCTTCACCCTCTACGACAACGAGAACCTCGCCCTCGGCAAGGGCACGGTGATCGAAATCCGCATGCCGCAGGCCGATGGCCTGCGCGAAGGCACGCCGGTGCGCTTCAAGGGGCTGGATGTCGGCAGCGTCGAACGCATCGCCCTGGCCGATGACCTAGCCGGCGTCGTGGTCAGCGCGCGCATCACCGAAGCCACCGACCGCATTGCCCGCGCCGGCAGCCAGTTCTGGGTGGTCAAGCCCGAGCTCGGCCTGGTGCGCACCGCCAACCTCGATACCCTGGTCAGCGGCCAGTACCTGGAAGTGCAGCCCGCCTCCGCCAAGGGGCCGCTGCAGACCACCTTCACCGCGCTCACCGAGCCGCCGTCGGTCATCGCCCGCGAGGAAGGCCTGCGTATCGTCCTCAGCACCGCTCGCCGCGGCTCCATCAAGCCCGGCGTGGTGGTCAGCTACCGCGAAGTACCGGTAGGCAAGGTGGTGCGTTTCGAACTGGGCAAGACCGCCGACCGCGTCCTCATCCACGTCCTCATCGAGCCGCGCTACGCCTCCCTGGTGCGCAGCGGCACGCGCTTCTGGAACGCCAGCGGCGTGGGCATCGACGCCGGCCTGT
- the ilvC gene encoding ketol-acid reductoisomerase, translated as MKVYYDKDCDLSIIQGKKVAIIGYGSQGHAHACNLKDSGVDVTVGLRPGSATVAKAQAHGLTVKSVPEAVAAADLVMILTPDEFQSKLYKEEVEPNLKKGATLAFAHGFAIHYNQVVPRADLDVIMIAPKAPGHTVRSEFVKGGGIPDLVAIYQDASGNAKNVALSYACGVGGGRTGIIETTFKDETETDLFGEQAVLCGGCVELVKAGFETLVEAGYAPEMAYFECLHELKLIVDLMYEGGIANMNYSISNNAEYGEYVTGPEVINAESRQAMRNALKRIQDGEYAKMFIQEGASNYASMTAYRRNNAAHPIEQVGERLRAMMPWISANKIVDKTKN; from the coding sequence ATGAAAGTTTATTACGACAAAGACTGTGACCTCTCGATCATCCAGGGCAAGAAAGTAGCCATCATCGGCTACGGCTCCCAGGGTCACGCTCATGCCTGCAACCTGAAGGATTCCGGTGTCGACGTGACCGTCGGCCTGCGTCCGGGCTCCGCCACCGTCGCCAAGGCCCAGGCCCATGGCCTGACCGTGAAGAGCGTGCCGGAAGCCGTTGCCGCCGCTGACCTGGTCATGATCCTGACCCCCGACGAATTCCAGTCCAAGCTGTACAAGGAAGAAGTCGAGCCGAACCTGAAGAAAGGCGCCACCCTGGCCTTCGCTCACGGCTTTGCCATCCACTACAACCAGGTCGTACCGCGTGCCGACCTCGACGTGATCATGATTGCGCCGAAGGCCCCGGGCCACACCGTACGTTCCGAATTCGTCAAGGGCGGCGGTATCCCTGACCTGGTCGCCATCTACCAGGACGCTTCCGGCAATGCCAAGAACGTCGCCCTGTCCTACGCCTGCGGCGTTGGCGGCGGCCGTACCGGCATCATCGAAACCACCTTCAAGGACGAGACCGAAACCGACCTGTTCGGTGAGCAAGCCGTTCTCTGCGGTGGTTGCGTCGAGTTGGTGAAAGCCGGTTTCGAAACCCTAGTCGAAGCTGGCTATGCGCCGGAAATGGCCTACTTCGAGTGCCTGCACGAGCTGAAACTGATCGTCGACCTCATGTACGAAGGCGGTATCGCCAACATGAACTACTCGATCTCCAACAACGCCGAGTACGGTGAGTACGTGACCGGCCCGGAAGTCATCAACGCCGAGTCCCGTCAGGCCATGCGCAACGCTCTGAAGCGCATCCAGGACGGCGAGTACGCGAAGATGTTCATTCAGGAAGGTGCTTCGAACTACGCGTCGATGACCGCCTACCGCCGCAACAACGCTGCTCACCCGATCGAGCAGGTTGGCGAGCGTCTGCGAGCGATGATGCCGTGGATCTCCGCCAACAAGATCGTCGACAAGACCAAGAACTGA
- the pssA gene encoding CDP-diacylglycerol--serine O-phosphatidyltransferase, with the protein MSDRPEEPNEAPDAESLLPIDEHVEEGHDDEGRKVRHRGIYLLPNLFTTANLFAGFYAIINAMNGNFSVAAATIFVAMVLDSLDGRVARLTNTQSAFGAEYDSLSDMVAFGVAPALLAFEWALSGLNSVGLTVAFIYVAGAALRLARFNTQIGKADKRYFIGLASPAAAGVVAGTVWAFSDFGIKGSNMSFIVALLVAAAGMLMVSNVKYYSFKDLDLKGRVPFVAILVVVLAFAVVFSDPPRILLLIFLAYAASGPVQYLLQLRRRQRVE; encoded by the coding sequence ATGAGTGACCGTCCCGAAGAGCCGAACGAGGCTCCTGACGCCGAAAGCCTGCTGCCGATCGACGAGCATGTCGAAGAGGGGCACGATGATGAAGGGCGAAAGGTCCGTCATCGTGGCATCTACCTGCTGCCCAACCTGTTCACCACCGCGAACCTGTTTGCCGGTTTCTACGCGATCATCAACGCCATGAACGGCAACTTCTCGGTCGCTGCAGCCACCATTTTCGTTGCCATGGTGCTCGATAGCCTCGATGGTCGTGTCGCGCGCCTGACCAACACCCAGAGCGCCTTCGGTGCCGAGTACGACTCGCTCTCCGACATGGTCGCCTTCGGCGTTGCCCCGGCTCTGCTGGCGTTCGAGTGGGCCTTGAGCGGGCTCAACAGCGTAGGTTTGACCGTGGCATTCATCTATGTGGCCGGGGCCGCGCTGCGCCTCGCGCGTTTCAACACCCAGATCGGCAAGGCCGACAAACGCTATTTCATCGGGCTGGCCAGTCCGGCTGCCGCTGGAGTGGTTGCGGGAACCGTATGGGCGTTCAGCGACTTCGGCATCAAGGGTTCGAACATGTCTTTCATCGTTGCGCTGCTGGTAGCGGCCGCAGGCATGTTGATGGTCAGCAACGTCAAGTACTACAGCTTCAAGGACCTGGACCTGAAGGGGCGCGTACCGTTCGTGGCCATCCTGGTCGTGGTGCTGGCGTTCGCAGTGGTCTTCAGTGATCCGCCGCGTATCCTGTTGCTGATCTTCCTCGCTTACGCAGCGTCCGGCCCGGTGCAATACTTGCTGCAACTGCGTCGCCGCCAACGCGTCGAGTGA
- the msrQ gene encoding protein-methionine-sulfoxide reductase heme-binding subunit MsrQ, producing MRYRLWRVVVFLSAMVPPSLWLYQAWIFDLGPDPGKALVDQLGLGALWLLFITLGMTPLQKLTGWGGWIAVRRQLGLWCFTYAVLHISAYAVFLLGLDLGQLTKDLSKRPYVIVGALAFTMLLTLAVTSNRFSIRRLGKRWKLLHRLIYPILGLALLHMLWVVRADMAEWAGYAIAGGILLALRMPMVSRRLPRLFSGPTDKMTKRFQ from the coding sequence ATGCGTTATCGGTTGTGGCGTGTCGTGGTTTTCCTGTCGGCGATGGTTCCGCCTTCCCTGTGGCTTTACCAAGCCTGGATCTTCGATCTGGGGCCTGATCCGGGGAAGGCTCTGGTCGATCAACTTGGTCTGGGGGCGCTTTGGCTGCTATTCATCACGCTAGGTATGACCCCGTTGCAGAAACTGACGGGGTGGGGCGGCTGGATTGCAGTGCGCCGGCAGTTGGGGCTTTGGTGCTTTACCTATGCAGTTCTACATATCAGTGCCTACGCGGTGTTTCTGCTTGGGCTGGACCTGGGTCAGTTGACGAAGGATCTGAGCAAGCGCCCCTACGTTATTGTCGGTGCACTGGCCTTCACAATGTTGCTTACGCTGGCCGTGACGTCGAACCGCTTCAGCATTCGTCGACTTGGCAAGCGCTGGAAGCTATTGCATCGGCTCATTTATCCGATCCTTGGGCTGGCCTTGCTGCATATGCTTTGGGTCGTACGCGCGGACATGGCGGAATGGGCCGGCTATGCAATCGCTGGAGGTATTCTCCTGGCGCTTCGGATGCCGATGGTTTCGAGGAGGCTTCCGCGCCTGTTCTCGGGCCCTACAGACAAGATGACGAAAAGATTTCAATAA
- a CDS encoding DUF4124 domain-containing protein has protein sequence MRRIILTGSLLLALGSSAMASQVYKWVDAQGVTHFGAQPPQGQDAKSISTGTAQPKEVKPSFENPYPVQPKAEEKAEPAKPAAPANAGSDEKQKAIDEKVKADVAKQEAERKKYCDTTRTNLAQLQNNPRLRVEEGGQIRRLSEEERQAKIAEAKKAIDENCN, from the coding sequence ATGCGTCGCATCATTCTCACGGGCAGCCTGCTGCTCGCCCTGGGCAGTTCCGCCATGGCCAGCCAGGTCTACAAATGGGTGGACGCGCAGGGTGTCACCCACTTCGGTGCCCAGCCGCCGCAGGGCCAGGACGCCAAGTCGATCAGCACCGGCACTGCGCAACCCAAGGAAGTGAAACCCAGTTTCGAGAACCCCTACCCCGTCCAGCCGAAGGCCGAGGAAAAGGCCGAGCCCGCCAAGCCGGCCGCCCCGGCGAACGCCGGCAGCGACGAGAAACAGAAGGCCATCGACGAGAAGGTCAAGGCCGACGTCGCCAAGCAGGAAGCCGAGCGCAAGAAGTACTGCGACACCACGCGCACCAATCTCGCGCAGCTGCAGAACAACCCGCGCCTGCGAGTAGAGGAAGGGGGCCAAATACGTCGCCTGTCCGAGGAAGAGCGGCAGGCCAAGATCGCTGAAGCCAAGAAGGCGATAGACGAAAACTGCAACTGA
- the msrP gene encoding protein-methionine-sulfoxide reductase catalytic subunit MsrP, whose product MLIRIPAASSSREDEVTPEAIYLSRRTFMAGAGAAAVLSSLPVNAAGSTSAYADVEPAAAPDWFTGKLQDARWQAMTAAGEAVTPFKDATHYNNFYEFGTNKGDPARYADKLKVEPWQVKIDGEVGKPGTYSIEDLVKPHQLEERIYRLRCVEGWSMVIPWLGFPLAELLRLVEPTGNAKFVRFETRLAPEEMAGVRSGFSLIDWPYMEGLRMDEAMHPLTFIAVGMYGRVLPNQNGAPLRLVVPWKYGFKSIKSIVRISLVADQPKTTWETIAPDEYGFYSNVNPEVDHPRWSQAHERRLPSGLFSPNVIPTRMFNGYDEVAPLYSGLDLRKFY is encoded by the coding sequence ATGCTGATCCGAATTCCCGCCGCGTCCTCTTCTCGCGAGGACGAAGTCACTCCTGAAGCCATCTACCTGTCTCGCCGGACCTTCATGGCGGGAGCTGGTGCTGCCGCTGTGCTGTCATCCCTGCCCGTCAATGCCGCAGGCTCTACATCAGCCTATGCCGATGTAGAGCCTGCGGCTGCACCTGACTGGTTCACGGGCAAGTTGCAGGATGCGCGCTGGCAAGCCATGACTGCTGCAGGCGAGGCGGTGACGCCGTTCAAGGATGCGACCCACTACAACAACTTCTATGAGTTCGGTACCAACAAGGGGGACCCGGCCCGCTATGCCGACAAGCTCAAGGTCGAGCCCTGGCAGGTGAAGATCGATGGCGAGGTCGGCAAGCCTGGCACCTACTCGATAGAAGACCTGGTTAAGCCCCATCAGTTGGAGGAGCGTATATACCGGCTGCGTTGTGTGGAGGGGTGGTCGATGGTCATTCCCTGGCTGGGCTTTCCCCTGGCCGAACTGCTGCGGCTCGTGGAGCCGACCGGGAATGCGAAGTTCGTGCGCTTCGAGACGCGCTTGGCTCCAGAGGAAATGGCCGGCGTGCGCTCCGGGTTCTCGCTGATCGATTGGCCTTATATGGAAGGGCTGCGCATGGATGAAGCGATGCATCCCCTCACCTTTATAGCCGTGGGCATGTATGGGCGGGTCTTGCCCAACCAGAACGGTGCGCCCCTGCGTCTTGTCGTGCCCTGGAAGTATGGGTTCAAGAGCATCAAGTCCATCGTGCGCATCAGTCTTGTGGCCGATCAGCCCAAGACAACCTGGGAGACTATCGCCCCTGACGAATACGGCTTCTATTCCAACGTGAATCCGGAAGTGGACCATCCCCGTTGGAGCCAGGCGCATGAGCGTCGCCTCCCCAGTGGCCTGTTCAGCCCCAATGTGATCCCGACACGCATGTTCAATGGCTATGACGAGGTCGCACCTCTGTATAGCGGTCTCGACCTTCGGAAGTTCTACTGA
- the ilvY gene encoding HTH-type transcriptional activator IlvY gives MDSHALRLFLSLADNLHFGKTSREQHVSPSALSRSIKQLEDEVGAPLFVRDNRSVQLTREGQQFREYASEVLSGWQAIRQRFMQDQADLHGELSLYCSVTASYSFLYDILSSFRQDYPRIEMKLHTGDPAKAVERVQQGLEDLAIGARPDNLPAGVDFQSITRSELRFIGPQSPQLLTEEQLKEPTAQSWKDVPMILSEEGLARTRTERWLKSHSIKPRIYAQVAGNEAIVSMVSLGFGIGVVPQIVLDNSPLTARIRIYDIQPPLTAYDIGLFALEKRLKDPLIAAFWNRRQ, from the coding sequence ATGGACAGCCACGCACTCAGGCTATTTCTTTCATTGGCAGACAACCTGCACTTCGGCAAGACCAGCCGCGAGCAGCACGTCAGCCCCTCCGCGCTCAGCCGAAGCATCAAGCAACTCGAAGACGAGGTCGGCGCGCCGCTGTTCGTTCGCGACAATCGCTCGGTCCAACTGACCCGCGAAGGGCAACAGTTCCGCGAATACGCGAGTGAAGTACTCAGCGGCTGGCAAGCCATCCGCCAGCGCTTCATGCAGGATCAGGCCGACCTGCACGGCGAGCTCTCCCTGTATTGCTCGGTGACCGCAAGCTACAGCTTCCTCTACGACATCCTCAGCAGCTTCCGCCAGGACTACCCTCGCATCGAAATGAAGCTGCACACCGGCGACCCCGCAAAGGCGGTCGAGCGGGTGCAACAGGGGCTGGAGGACCTCGCCATCGGCGCCCGCCCCGATAACCTGCCAGCCGGCGTCGACTTCCAGTCGATCACCCGCTCGGAACTGCGCTTCATCGGCCCCCAATCTCCTCAATTACTGACGGAGGAGCAGCTGAAGGAGCCCACGGCGCAGAGCTGGAAAGACGTGCCGATGATCCTCTCGGAAGAAGGCCTGGCGCGTACCCGCACCGAGCGCTGGCTGAAAAGCCACAGCATCAAGCCGCGGATCTATGCGCAAGTGGCCGGCAACGAAGCCATCGTCAGCATGGTGAGCCTGGGGTTCGGCATCGGCGTGGTTCCGCAGATCGTGCTCGACAACAGCCCCCTGACAGCGCGCATCCGCATCTATGACATCCAGCCGCCACTGACCGCCTATGACATCGGCCTGTTCGCCCTGGAAAAGCGCCTGAAGGACCCACTGATCGCAGCCTTCTGGAATCGCCGCCAGTAA